The DNA region GCGCACCAGGCGGAGGAACACGCCCGCGGTGAGCAGACCGAGGGCGATGGCCGGGAGCACGGCGTGCGCCAGCACGTCGGCCAGAACCTCGGGGTTTCCGGTCTGGATCGCGTCGATCGTGTAGAAGCCCGTCTTGCTGGACAGGAACTCCATCTCGAGCTCGGCCGAGGTGGAGGCACGACCGGCGATGGGGAGCCAGCCGAGCCAGACCGAGAAGACGAGCTTGAGGAGCAGGCCCGAGAAGAACACCGGAGTCGCGTAGAACAGGATCGCCATGATGCGGAAGACGGCATCCGGGTACTTGTCGCGGAAGTATGCGGCGACCATGCCGAGCGGGATGCCGAGGACGAAGGCGACGAGGAGGCTGTAGAACGCCAGCTCGAACGTGGCTGGGCCGTAGGTGAAGAGCACCTCGGTCACAGGCCGGTTCGTCGAGATGGTCGTGCCGAAGTTGCCGGTGAAGACCTGGCCGAGGTACTCGAGGTACTGCACGAACAGGGGGCGGTCGTAGCCGGCGGCGTGGATACGCTCGGCCAGCTGCTCCGGTCCGAGGCGGCCGCCGAGGGCGGCGGTGATGGGGTCGCCCGTCGTGCGCATGAGCACGAAGACCAGGGTGACCAGGATGAAGATGGTCGGGATGATCAACAGGAACCGCACGAGCAGATAACTGCCGAGGCTTCCTCCTGCCGAGCGTCTGCGAGCAGTCGGCGTCGTCGGCGCCTCGGGCGTCAATGCCACTGTGGTCATGCGTACCTCACGTTTTGTTGCAGAAGAGTGGGGACGACCCGCTTGCGCGGGCCGCCCCCGGTTTTTCACGCTGGAGAAACTCTAGTCGTGGAGCTCTCAGCCCTTGGAGAGGGCGCCGTAGCGGAACTTGAACGACGCGTCGAGCGTGTCCTCGGTTCCTTCGACGTCGGTGCCGGTGACGGCGACCTGAGCACCCTGGAGCAGCGGGACGGTCGAGAGCTGGGCCGCGACCTTGTCCTGGATCTCCTCGATGACCTTCGTGCGCTCGGCCGGGTCGGTGGTCGTGGCCTGCTTGAGGATCAGGTCGTTGACCTCCTTGTCGTCGTAGTGGTTCCCGAGGAAGTTCTCCGTGAGGAAGAACGGCGTCAGGTAGTTGTCGGCGTCCGAGTAGTCGGGGAACCAGCCGAGCTGGTACTCCGGGTACACGTCGGTCGTGCGGTCCTTCGAGTACTGCACCCACTCGGTGGTCTGCAGGTTGACGGTGAACAGTCCACTCGACTCCAGCTGGTCCTTGACGAGTGCGTACTCGTCACCAGACGACGGGCCGTAGTGGTCGTTCGAGTACTGCAGGTTGAGCACGACGGGCTCGGTGATGCCGGCAGCCGCGAGGGTCGCCTTCGCCTTGTCCGCGTCGGGTCCGCCCTCTCCGTCGCCGTAGAGGCCCTTGAGGGACTCGGTGGCACCGGTCAGGCCGGCCGGAACGTAGGAGTACAGGGGCGTGTAGGTGCCCTTGTAGACCTGGTCGGCGATCTCGTCGCGGTCGACGAGGTCGGCGACGGCCTGGCGCACCGCGAGGGCCTTGGCAGCGTCGGCCTCAGGGGTCGTGGCGCCGAACGGCTGGGTGTCGAAGTTGAAGACGATGTAGCGGATCTCTCCACCGGGGCCGTCGACGACCTTCACCTTGTCGTTGCCGCGGAGGCTGTCGATGTCGGTGGCCGAGAGGCTGCGGAATGCGACGTCGATCTCGCCCTCCTGCACGGCGAGCTTCAGGTTCGAGGCGTCGGCGTAGTACTTGACGTTCACCGTGCCGGTCTTCGCCGGCTCGAGGACACCCTTGTAGTCGGGGTTGGCCTTGTACTGGATGAGGTTGTTGAAGTCGTAGCTCGAGATCGAATACTGACCCGCGAACGCCTTGCCGGCGACGATGTCGTCGTCCGAGGTGAGTGCGTCGGCGGCGAAGACGTCCTCGTCGACGATCGGGCCCGCCGGGCTCGAGAGGATCTGCGGGAAGACCTGGTCGTTGGCCGACTTGAGGTGGAACACGACCGTGGTGTCGTCGACGGCGTCGGTTGACTCGAGGTTGTAGAGCAGCGACGACGGGCCGTTCTCATCGGCGATCTTCAGCTGGCGGTCGAACGTGAACTTCACGTCGGATGCAGTGAGCTCGTTGCCGTTGGCGAACGTCAGGCCGGGCTTCAGCTTGACGGTGTACTCGGTCGGGGCCGTGAACTCGGCCGACTCGGCGATGTCCGGCTCGACGTCTGGGCTGCCGTACGGCGTGTTCATCAGGAAGGGGAACACCTGGTTCATGACGGCGAATGAGCCGTTGTCGTACGAGCCTGCCGGGTCGAGGACCGTGATCTTGTCAGTCGTGCCGATGGTGAGCGTTCCACTGGAGCCGGAGTCCTTGTCGGACCCGCCGCCTGCGGCACAGCCGGAGAGCGCGAGCGCAGCAGCGGTGAATCCCGCGGCGACGATGATGGCGCGCTTGCCGGTCTTGGATGCGGATGTCATATCCGTCTACCTCTTCCTGTCGATGTGTGAAGCGCGATCCGCACAGGGCTGTGCCCCGGATGAATCACGCATACCCCTAGAACTAACACAGGTGTGTTTCCCGCATGTGTTCGGAGGCACCTTCTGCGCCCAAAGGTTACAGAGCTGCAATCATGTTGCGTCGACGCATCACGAGGCGACGGATGATGCGCGCAGAGGTCACTCCTCGCGCAGGGCCCGTCGTTCCGCCTCGAGTTGCACCAGGCCGCGTTGGAGGGCCGTGTAGGTCTCGCGATCGGTCGCGTCGGTGCGTTGCAGGCGGCCGAGGAGCTCGCTCTTGCGGCGCAGCAGGTCGCGGTCGATGAGCGAGAGCGCCACCCCTCGCGCGTACCCGGCCAGCTCGCGCTCACTGCGCTCGGGGATGGGGGCGACCGCGAGCTGCTGCACGAAGTCGCGCAGCGGCTCCGGCACCTCGGTCACCACGCGTCCCAGCCAGTCGGGCTGCTCGATCGTGTCGACGGTGGAGGCGATGCCGTCGCGCACCACGCCGAGGGACGCATTGGAGAATCCGCTCTGCGTCGCCCGACGGATGAGGTCGACTCCGACGAGGGACGGATGCTGCAGCATCGCCATGACGGCGTCGCGCTCGAGCCGTGTGGCCGGGTCGCCGGGCAGCTCGGTGATGGAGTATGGACGCTGCTCGACGATCGGTGCGGTCTCGCCCTCGCGCAGCGGAGCGGCGGCGGGTTCGCGAATCTCCCGACGACCGCGCGCGGCGGGCCCCGACGACGCGCTGGAGACGGCCCGCTGCACATCGGCGAGTTCCGCTCCGAGCATGCGGGCGAGCTCGCGCGTGTAGCCGGGGCGGAGGGCGGCATCGCGGATGTCGGCGACGACGGGAGCCGCCGCCTTCAGGCCGGCCGCACGGCCCTCGACCGTCTCGAGGTCGTACTGCGCGAGCTGGTTCTTGATGACGAACTCGAACATCGGACGCTTCTCGTCGACGAGCCTGCGCACGGCGTCGTCGCCGCGATGGATGCGCAGGTCGCACGGGTCGAGGCCGTCGGGTGCGACGGCGACATAGGTCTGGGCTGCGAAGCGCTGCTCCTCGGAGAAGGCGCGCATGGCCGCCTTCTGGCCGGCGGCATCGGGATCGAAGGTGAAGATGACCTCTCCCCCGACCGAGTCGTCGCCGAGTACTCTGCGCACGACCTTGATGTGGTCGACGCCGAAGGCCGTGCCACAGGTGGCGACGGCGGTCGTGACCCCGGCGAGGTGGCAGGCCATGACGTCTGTGTAGCCCTCGACGACGACGATCTGGCGGGCACGGGAGATGTCGCGCTTGGCGAGGTCGAGCCCGTAGAGCACCTGGGCCTTGTGATAGACCGGCGTCTCGGGCGTGTTGAGGTACTTGGGGCCTGGGTCGTCCTCGAGCAGCTTGCGGGCGCCGAAGCCGACGGTCTGGCCGGTGATGTCTCGGATGGGCCAGACCAGACGCCCGCGGAAGCGGTCGTAGATGCCCCGGTCGCCGCTGGAGACGAGCCCGGCTGCGGCGAGCTCATCGTCCTTGAAGCCGCGGCCTCGCAGGTGCTTGGTCAGCTCGTCCCAGCTCTTCGGAGCGAATCCGACGCCGAAGTGCGCTGCAGCGTTGGCATCGAAGCCGCGCTCGCCGAGGAAGCGTCGTCCGGGTTCTGCGCCGCCCGTGCGCAACTGGTCGACGAAGAACTCGGCCGCCGCCGAGTTCGCGGCGAGCAGGCGGGCGCGGTTGCCCTGATCGGGCGTTGCGCCGCCGTCCTCGTAGTGCAGTTCGAATCCGATGCGGGCCGCCAGGCGCTCGATGGCGTCGGCGAACGTGACGTGGTCCATGCGCTGCAGGAACGAGATGACGTCACCGGACTCGCCGCATCCGAAGCAGTGGTAGAAGCCGACCTGCGGGCGCACGTGGAAGCTGGGGCTGCGCTCGTCGTGGAAGGGGCAGAGTCCCTTCATCGAGCCGACACCGGCTGACTTCAGTGAGACGTAGTCCCCGACGATGTCGGCGATGTTGGTACGGGACTTGACCTCATCGATGTCTCCTTGACGGATGCGGCCGGCCATCCATCAATCCTACGGGCGGGCGGAGCGGCATCCGTCCCCCAGCTCGGGGATGGGGATGCGCGGAAGCGGCGTGGAACGAACCGACGCGATCGCCTCGAGAGTCAGTTCTGGACGAGCCGCTCGTACCAGGCGAGGGCCGACTGGTCGGTCAGGCTGGCCACTTGGTCGACGATCACGCGCTTGCGTGCTGCGTCGTCGGATGCCACCTGCCAATCACCGGCGAAGCCGACGTCGAGATGCTCGTCGCCGCCCTGCCACAGCACGTCGGCGAGGGACCTCAACACCTGGCGCTGCTGCTTGTAGATGGGCTGCCGGGTGTTCTTCGACATCACGAAGGCCGCGACTATGCCCTTGAGCACGGCGATCTCCGTCTTCACCGATCGCGGCACGACGACATCGGCACCGAAGCGCGCCAGAGCGGTCTGCGGCGCGGCCTGGCGAGTCGCCTCGGTCGCGGCATGGGCGAAGCGGCCGATGAGTTCACTGGTGAGGTTCTTGAGGCGGGCCTGGTCACGGCGCGTGCCGTCCCAGGTGTCGATCCACAGCGGGAGTTCCTCGAGACGATCGAAGGCGCCCATGAGTTCGTCGTGGCTGTACTCGCCGCCGATCCACTCGTACATCGAGTCGACGAGGGCGTCGTGCTCGGATCGGCTGGCGAGGGCGGGAATGTCGATGAAGCCGTTGACGACGGCGTCTTCGAAGTCGTGCACCGAATAGGCGATGTCGTCGGAGAGGTCCATGACCTGCGCCTCGATGCAGAGACGGCGATCGGGGGCGTCGGCCCGCAACCAGGTGAAGACGTCGATGTCGTCGCTGTAGAAGCCGAACTTGTGGCGACCGCTCGGGTCGGTGACGCTGGTCTCCTCCGGCCACGGGTACTTGCAGCTCGCGTCGAGACTGGCGCGGGTGAGGTTCAGGCCGTAGCTGCGGCCGTCGGCGCCGAAGACCTTGGGCTCGAGACGGCTGAGCAGGCGCAGGGTCTGCGCGTTGCCCTCGAACCCGCCGATGTCCCTGGCCCAGGAGTTGAGCGCACGCTCGCCGTTGTGGCCGAAGGGCGGGTGCCCGAGGTCGTGTGCCAGGCAGGCGGTGTCGACAACGTCGGGGTCGAGGGACAGGCTGGTGGCGAGCTCGCGACCGACCTGGGCGACCTCGAGCGAGTGGGTGAGCCTGTTGCGGGCGAAGTCGAGACCGGCGGTCGGGCTCAGCACCTGGGTCTTGGCTGCGAGGCGGCGCAAGGCGGAGGAGTGCAGCAGGCGACCACGATCGCGGGCGAAGTCGCTGCGACGCGTCGAGTGCTCCTCGGGCAGCCAGCGCTCGGCGTCTCTCACGCCGTAGTCGCCGGTGCCCGGCTCAGCCTCCACTCGTGTCCAGTTCGGCGTCGTTCAGCGTGGTGCGCTCGGCTCCCGCGAGCTCCTGCGAGTCGAGCCAGCCCTGCGGCAGCGACGGGCTCTTCGGGGTTCCCGCTCGGCCGCGTGGTCCTTCCGCGCCCTCGCCCGGGTACGGCTGATCCCAGTCCAAGGTCGCCAGGAGGTCGTCGAGCATGGCCAGTGACTCCACGGTGGCGAGACGCGCACGCAGGTCGCCGCCGACCGGGTAGCCCTTGAAGTACCAGGCGACGTGCTTGCGGATGTCGCGGCATCCGCGGTCCTCGTCGTCGAAGAAGTCGACGAGCAGCTCGGCGTGGCGGCGGAAGGTCTCGGCGACCTGGCCGAGGTTCGGCTGGAAGGACACCGACTCGCCTCGGAAGGCGGCGGCGAGGTCGCCGAACAGCCACGGCCGCCCGAGGCATCCGCGTCCGACGACGACGCCGTCGCAGCCGGTCTCACGCACCATGCGGAGCGCATCCTCGGCCGACCAGATGTCGCCGTTGCCGAGCACCGGGGTGCCGGTGATGGTGTTCTTCAGCTTCTCGATCGCCGACCAGTCGGCGTGACCGGAGTAGAACTCGGCTGCGGTGCGAGCGTGCAGGGCGATGGAGGCGACACCGGCACCCTCGGCAGCACGGGCGGCCTCGAGGTAGGTGAGGTGGTCGGAGTCGATGCCCTTGCGCATCTTGATCGTGAGCGGGATGTCACCGGCGGCCTTCACCGCGCCCTCGACGATCTGGCGGAACAGACCGAGCTTCCACGGCAGCGCCGCTCCCCCGCCCTTGCGGGTGACCTTGGGCACCGGGCATCCAAAGTTCAGGTCGATGTGGTCGGCGCGATCCTCGGCCACCAGCATCGTGACCGCCTCGGCCACGGTCTTCGGGTCGACCCCGTAGAGCTGGATAGAGCGGGTCGTCTCGCTCTCATGGTGCGTGATCAGGCGCATCGATTCCGGCGTGCGCTCGACGAGGGCACGGCTCGTGATCATCTCGCTGACGTAGAGGCCGGCGCCGAACTCCCGGCAGAGGCGGCGGAATGCGGTGTTGGTGATGCCCGCCATGGGCGCGAGCACGACGGGGACGTCGAGTTCGAGCGGCCCGATGTTCAGGGGCGCCTGCGTGAGAGTGGTTGCGGAAGACATGTGCCTCTATTCTCCCAGATGACGACTGCTTCCAGAACTAGCGGGGTACTGATGAGTGAAGACATCCGATTCGACGGCCTCGAGGGAACCGCGCGGGTGACGGCGGATGCCGCCGAACGAGGCCTCGCCGTGGAGATCATCGAGCGCCCGGCTGCCTCCAGCCTGGCGGAGGCCGCGTCGTTGATGGGCATCCGTCCGCTCGACATAGTGAAGACGCTCGTGGTCAAGCGGAGCGACGACACGTATCTGTTCGCACTCGTCCCCGGCGGGCGAAAGATCTCCTGGCCGAAGCTGCGTGCACTGCTCGGCGTGAACAAGCTGCAGATGCCGGATGCCGACCGCGCGCTTGCAGCAACGGGCTACGAGCGCGGAACGATCACCCCGCTCGGATCCCGCCACGAGTGGCCCGTCGTCGCCGACGAGTCGATCGTGGGCGCGCGCGTCGCGATGGGGGCCGGCGCGCACGGGCACAGCGCCTTCGTCGACGCCGATGCGCTCATCGCGGCGTACGGCGCGTCGGTCGCCGATATCACCGACCCCGAGTAGCCGTCATTCCGCTCGGGCCGGTGGAGCGCTCAGAACGAGCAGCTGTCGCCGTCGCAGACGGGGGCAGCGGCATCCGTCGCCAGAGTCAGCAGCAGCGGCTTCACCGGCGGTGTCGAGACCGACAGCCCGGACGTCGCCGGCGCGGTGGTCGTGTCGTCGCTCATGCGCCGACCTGCTCCCGCTCACCGGCGACCTGGGTGATGGCCTGGGTGAAGACCTCGGACGGCTGGGCTCCCGACACCCCGTACTTGCCGTCGATGACGAAGAACGGGACACCGTTGATGCCGTAGGCCCTGGCCTGGTCGATGTCGGCCTGCACGTCGGACGCGAAGGTGCCGTTCTCGAGGGCGGCGCGGGCACCGTCGGCGTCGAGGCCGACCTCGACGGCGTACGACACGAGGTCGTCGACGCGGTTCACGTAACCGCCCTCCTCGAAGTAGGCCTTGAGCAGCCGCTCCGTCAGCTCGAGCTGCTTGCCGTGCGCCTTGGCGAAGTGCAGCAGTTCGTGCGCCTTGAGGGTCTTGGTGTGCTTGACCTCGTCGAAGTGGTAGTCGAGCCCGGCCTTGGCTGCGATGCCGGTCACGTGCTCGAGCATGGCCTCGACCTGCGGTACCGGCATGCCCTTGGCCTTGGCGAGGTACTCCGTCGTCGAACCCACGAAGTCCGCGGGGGTGTCCGGCGAGAGCTCGAACGAGTGGTACTCCACCTCGACCGCCGGGCCGTCGGCTCCGAGAGCGGCGATTCCGCCTTCGAGGTTGCGCTTGCCGATGTAGCACCACGGGCAGGCGATGTCGGACCAGATGTCGATCTTGATGGGTTCACTCACCCTGACGGCAACGGCGACGCTGCAGTGCGTATTCCCGTGGGAATCGGGGCTCGCCACGATGCGCTCCCGGCAGAGCGGCGTAGCCTCGATGACGAGGCTGCCCGCAGCGACGCGGGCGACGGTCACCCGAACCGGATCGCGAGGCGATGATCATGAGCTGGCAGGACTTCTACCGCGTGGGCGGCGGGAACTTCGGAATCCTCCCGAACTCGGCGTTCTACGGTCCGCAGGGGCATCGGGGCAAGGACTACATCCACACGGCCGGGACGCCGATCCCCGCCTACGAGCACGGCGTCATCGTCGACATCCCGCAGTCGCAGTTCCTCGGATTCTGCGTCGTCATCAGGCTCGACGATGGCAACTTCGCCGGCTGGGCGCACGTGGTGGACGCCCCGCACGGCATCAACGCGGAGGTGATGCCGGGCGACACCATCGCGCACGTGGCCGGCGACAACGACATCCACGGCTCATCGTGGGACGGCGCCCACTCGCACACCACACTCGGCCCGTCGGCCGAATCCATCTTCCAGGGCACGGTCCTCGACCCCGTGCCACGCATCCAAGCCGCACTCGACGCCGCGAGCGTCGCCCAGATAGTCACCATGGAGGACGACATGTACACGCAAGAGGACCGCAACCGGGACGACAACATCCACGCCGGCTTGTACCGGAAGTCGTCGGTGCTCATCGACGGCGTCGTGAAGAAGTTCAACTACGGCGTGCTTCCGATCGTCGCCCACAACCAGGAGCTCATCGCCCAGCAGTCCGCGAGGATCGCCGCGCTCGAGTCGCTGGTCGAGCAACTCATCGTGGGCACTGCGATCCAGGTCGACAGGGACGCGGCGGAGGGCGCTGCATTCAACAGCCGCCTCGAGACGGCGAACGAACTCCCGATCAGCGAGGACGTGGACATCATCGACGGACTCGACGTGCAGAATCTGCCCGGCTAGCACCTCGGCGCTACGCGTTCACAGGATGACGACGCCTATGACGGCCGTGAGAGCCTCATCGGCGTCGTCATCCTGTGATCGGTTGTCGTGAGTGCCTCAGGATGCCGGCGTGGTGACCGTCGGCGTGTCGACGGCTCCGCCGAAGCGGCGGTTGCGGGAGGCGTAGAGCTCGATGGCCTGCCACAGCTCCGTGCGGCCGAAGTCCGGCCAGAGCGTGTCGAGGAAGACCATCTCGGCGTAGGCGGACTGCCAGAGCAGGAAGTTGGAGGTGCGCTGTTCCCCCGAGCTGCGCACGAACAGGTCGACGTCGGGCATCTCGGGCGTGTACAGGCGCTTCGCGATCAACTTCTCCGACACCGCGGACGGGCGGATGCGACCGGCGGCCACATCGTCGGCGATCGAGCGCACGGCATCCGTGATCTCGTTGCGTCCGCCGTAGTTGACGCACATGGTCAGCGTGAGCGCGCTGTTGCCGGCCGTCATCTGCTCGGCGAACTGCAGTTCCTCGATGACGCTCTTCCAGAGTCGCGGCTTGCGACCGGCCCACCGGATGCGCACGCCCCACTCGTTGAGCTGGTCGCGCCGCCGATGCAGCACGTCGCGGTTGTAGCCCATGAGGAAGCGCACCTCGTCGGGCGATCGCTTCCAGTTCTCGGTGGAGAAGGCGTAGACGCTGAGGTGCTTGACCCCGATCTGCAGGGCGCCGGCGACGACGTCGAGCAGGGCCACCTCGCCGGCCTTGTGGCCCTCGATGCGGGTGAGCCCGCGCTGGTTGGCCCAGCGCCCGTTGCCGTCCATGACGATGGCGACGTGCTCTGGCACGGCCTTCCTCGGCAGTTCGGGCGGATACAGCCCGGTCCAGTCGACGGGCACGTAGGGAACGGCATCCTTGTGCGTGTAGGGCTTGGGGCTCACGAGCTCTCCCGGGAGACGTGCGGCAGCGAGCGCAGACCGCGCTCGAGGTGCCACTGGGCGTAGGCGGCCACGATGCCGCTGGTCTTGGACCTGGTCGACTCGGATGCCGCTTCCGCGGTCGGCCAGTCACCCTCGACGAGGGCGCCGAGCAGGCTGATCGTGACGGCGTCCACCTTGGGGGCGCCGGGAGGAGCGCAGGTGTCGCAGACCACTCCGCCCAGCTGAACCACGATGGAGTGATGGGGACCCACCCTCGCGCAGCGCGCGCAGTCGGTGAAGGTGGGAGCCCAGCCGGCGACCGAGAGGGCTCGGAGCAGGTAGGAGTCCAGAGTGAGGGTCGGAGCGTGCTCGCGGCGCGACAGCGACCGCAACGCTCCCACCAGCAGCAGGTACTGCTGCAGAGAGCCCTCGGACTCGGTGACCCGATCGGCGGTCTCCACCATGACCGACGCAGCCGTGTAGCTGCCGTAGTCGTCGGTGATCAGGGTGCCGTAGGACCCGAGCGACTCGGCCTGGGTGATCACATCGAGGGTGCGACCCTCCCAGAGCTGCACGTCGGCGACCATGAACGGCTCGAGCCTCGCTCCGAACTTCGAGGCCGTGCGTCGCACGCCCTTGGCGACGGCGCGCACCTTGCCGTGCTGCCTGGTGAGCATGGTGACGATCCGGTCGGCTTCACCCAGCTTGTGGGTGCGCAGCACGACGGCTTCATCACGGTAGACAGGCACCCTTCGATCATCCCACTGCCGCGACACGACATCGCGCGGGGCGGGCCGACTCAGTTGATATACATGACGGGTGCACACGGCCCTCTTCACCATCCCCCTCTGGCTCGACCTGACTGCCGTCGCCATCGGTGCCATCCAGGGCGCGATGTTCTCCGGCCGCCTGAAGGAGCACCGCATCGACCTGCTCGGGGTCACCATCATCGGCGTCGTCGTCGGCCTCGGGGGTGGTCTGCTGCGCGACCTGCTGCTGAACGTTCCCCTCGCCCTCATCCAGAACAACTGGTACCTCATCGTGGCCACCGTCGCCGCGATCATCGGCATGCTGCTGCAGCGCGCGTTCGCCCGCCTCAATCCGCTGATCATCGCGCTCGACGCTGTCACGATCGGCCTGTTCGGCGCGATCGGCACGACCAAGGCGCTCTCGTTCGGCGTGCCCGTCGTGCCCGCTGTCTTCGTCGGCGTCGTCGCGGCCGTCGGCGGCTCGATCCTGCGCGACATGATGCTGAACCTGCCGATCGCGCTCATGCACGTCGGGTCGCTCTATGCGGTGGCGGCCGCGGCGGGCACGATCCTGTTGGTCGCGCTCGCCGCAGCCGGGGTCGAGATCACCGTCGCGGGGATCGCCTGCGTGGCGGTGACGACTCTCATCCGACTGTTGGCGGTGAGATTCGGTTGGAGCCTGCCCGAGCAGCGCGCCATCGGCAGCTGGATGCGGTGGCGGCGAGCCTAGACAGCCGCCCGCCGG from Leifsonia sp. Root1293 includes:
- a CDS encoding ABC transporter permease is translated as MTTVALTPEAPTTPTARRRSAGGSLGSYLLVRFLLIIPTIFILVTLVFVLMRTTGDPITAALGGRLGPEQLAERIHAAGYDRPLFVQYLEYLGQVFTGNFGTTISTNRPVTEVLFTYGPATFELAFYSLLVAFVLGIPLGMVAAYFRDKYPDAVFRIMAILFYATPVFFSGLLLKLVFSVWLGWLPIAGRASTSAELEMEFLSSKTGFYTIDAIQTGNPEVLADVLAHAVLPAIALGLLTAGVFLRLVRTNVIGTLSTDYVDAARSRGVSEFRLVRLHAYRPALIPIITVIGLQIALLLGGAVLTETTFEWKGLGFMLIEFIKARDYVAVQGIVVLLAVIVALTNFIVDVIAAVVDPRVRY
- a CDS encoding ABC transporter substrate-binding protein, producing MTSASKTGKRAIIVAAGFTAAALALSGCAAGGGSDKDSGSSGTLTIGTTDKITVLDPAGSYDNGSFAVMNQVFPFLMNTPYGSPDVEPDIAESAEFTAPTEYTVKLKPGLTFANGNELTASDVKFTFDRQLKIADENGPSSLLYNLESTDAVDDTTVVFHLKSANDQVFPQILSSPAGPIVDEDVFAADALTSDDDIVAGKAFAGQYSISSYDFNNLIQYKANPDYKGVLEPAKTGTVNVKYYADASNLKLAVQEGEIDVAFRSLSATDIDSLRGNDKVKVVDGPGGEIRYIVFNFDTQPFGATTPEADAAKALAVRQAVADLVDRDEIADQVYKGTYTPLYSYVPAGLTGATESLKGLYGDGEGGPDADKAKATLAAAGITEPVVLNLQYSNDHYGPSSGDEYALVKDQLESSGLFTVNLQTTEWVQYSKDRTTDVYPEYQLGWFPDYSDADNYLTPFFLTENFLGNHYDDKEVNDLILKQATTTDPAERTKVIEEIQDKVAAQLSTVPLLQGAQVAVTGTDVEGTEDTLDASFKFRYGALSKG
- the dnaG gene encoding DNA primase encodes the protein MAGRIRQGDIDEVKSRTNIADIVGDYVSLKSAGVGSMKGLCPFHDERSPSFHVRPQVGFYHCFGCGESGDVISFLQRMDHVTFADAIERLAARIGFELHYEDGGATPDQGNRARLLAANSAAAEFFVDQLRTGGAEPGRRFLGERGFDANAAAHFGVGFAPKSWDELTKHLRGRGFKDDELAAAGLVSSGDRGIYDRFRGRLVWPIRDITGQTVGFGARKLLEDDPGPKYLNTPETPVYHKAQVLYGLDLAKRDISRARQIVVVEGYTDVMACHLAGVTTAVATCGTAFGVDHIKVVRRVLGDDSVGGEVIFTFDPDAAGQKAAMRAFSEEQRFAAQTYVAVAPDGLDPCDLRIHRGDDAVRRLVDEKRPMFEFVIKNQLAQYDLETVEGRAAGLKAAAPVVADIRDAALRPGYTRELARMLGAELADVQRAVSSASSGPAARGRREIREPAAAPLREGETAPIVEQRPYSITELPGDPATRLERDAVMAMLQHPSLVGVDLIRRATQSGFSNASLGVVRDGIASTVDTIEQPDWLGRVVTEVPEPLRDFVQQLAVAPIPERSERELAGYARGVALSLIDRDLLRRKSELLGRLQRTDATDRETYTALQRGLVQLEAERRALREE
- a CDS encoding deoxyguanosinetriphosphate triphosphohydrolase: MEAEPGTGDYGVRDAERWLPEEHSTRRSDFARDRGRLLHSSALRRLAAKTQVLSPTAGLDFARNRLTHSLEVAQVGRELATSLSLDPDVVDTACLAHDLGHPPFGHNGERALNSWARDIGGFEGNAQTLRLLSRLEPKVFGADGRSYGLNLTRASLDASCKYPWPEETSVTDPSGRHKFGFYSDDIDVFTWLRADAPDRRLCIEAQVMDLSDDIAYSVHDFEDAVVNGFIDIPALASRSEHDALVDSMYEWIGGEYSHDELMGAFDRLEELPLWIDTWDGTRRDQARLKNLTSELIGRFAHAATEATRQAAPQTALARFGADVVVPRSVKTEIAVLKGIVAAFVMSKNTRQPIYKQQRQVLRSLADVLWQGGDEHLDVGFAGDWQVASDDAARKRVIVDQVASLTDQSALAWYERLVQN
- the dusB gene encoding tRNA dihydrouridine synthase DusB, producing MSSATTLTQAPLNIGPLELDVPVVLAPMAGITNTAFRRLCREFGAGLYVSEMITSRALVERTPESMRLITHHESETTRSIQLYGVDPKTVAEAVTMLVAEDRADHIDLNFGCPVPKVTRKGGGAALPWKLGLFRQIVEGAVKAAGDIPLTIKMRKGIDSDHLTYLEAARAAEGAGVASIALHARTAAEFYSGHADWSAIEKLKNTITGTPVLGNGDIWSAEDALRMVRETGCDGVVVGRGCLGRPWLFGDLAAAFRGESVSFQPNLGQVAETFRRHAELLVDFFDDEDRGCRDIRKHVAWYFKGYPVGGDLRARLATVESLAMLDDLLATLDWDQPYPGEGAEGPRGRAGTPKSPSLPQGWLDSQELAGAERTTLNDAELDTSGG
- a CDS encoding aminoacyl-tRNA deacylase — encoded protein: MSEDIRFDGLEGTARVTADAAERGLAVEIIERPAASSLAEAASLMGIRPLDIVKTLVVKRSDDTYLFALVPGGRKISWPKLRALLGVNKLQMPDADRALAATGYERGTITPLGSRHEWPVVADESIVGARVAMGAGAHGHSAFVDADALIAAYGASVADITDPE
- a CDS encoding DsbA family oxidoreductase — protein: MSEPIKIDIWSDIACPWCYIGKRNLEGGIAALGADGPAVEVEYHSFELSPDTPADFVGSTTEYLAKAKGMPVPQVEAMLEHVTGIAAKAGLDYHFDEVKHTKTLKAHELLHFAKAHGKQLELTERLLKAYFEEGGYVNRVDDLVSYAVEVGLDADGARAALENGTFASDVQADIDQARAYGINGVPFFVIDGKYGVSGAQPSEVFTQAITQVAGEREQVGA
- a CDS encoding isoprenyl transferase, whose protein sequence is MSPKPYTHKDAVPYVPVDWTGLYPPELPRKAVPEHVAIVMDGNGRWANQRGLTRIEGHKAGEVALLDVVAGALQIGVKHLSVYAFSTENWKRSPDEVRFLMGYNRDVLHRRRDQLNEWGVRIRWAGRKPRLWKSVIEELQFAEQMTAGNSALTLTMCVNYGGRNEITDAVRSIADDVAAGRIRPSAVSEKLIAKRLYTPEMPDVDLFVRSSGEQRTSNFLLWQSAYAEMVFLDTLWPDFGRTELWQAIELYASRNRRFGGAVDTPTVTTPAS
- the recO gene encoding DNA repair protein RecO is translated as MPVYRDEAVVLRTHKLGEADRIVTMLTRQHGKVRAVAKGVRRTASKFGARLEPFMVADVQLWEGRTLDVITQAESLGSYGTLITDDYGSYTAASVMVETADRVTESEGSLQQYLLLVGALRSLSRREHAPTLTLDSYLLRALSVAGWAPTFTDCARCARVGPHHSIVVQLGGVVCDTCAPPGAPKVDAVTISLLGALVEGDWPTAEAASESTRSKTSGIVAAYAQWHLERGLRSLPHVSRESS
- a CDS encoding trimeric intracellular cation channel family protein translates to MHTALFTIPLWLDLTAVAIGAIQGAMFSGRLKEHRIDLLGVTIIGVVVGLGGGLLRDLLLNVPLALIQNNWYLIVATVAAIIGMLLQRAFARLNPLIIALDAVTIGLFGAIGTTKALSFGVPVVPAVFVGVVAAVGGSILRDMMLNLPIALMHVGSLYAVAAAAGTILLVALAAAGVEITVAGIACVAVTTLIRLLAVRFGWSLPEQRAIGSWMRWRRA